CGAATAGGAATTTAGAATTATTCtaaatgatgataaatatttgcgttgcttttctttcttctttaaccgtcaataatttcattttatatctcaactcttgaattcGCATGTGCGTAAACAGCTTGGCCGaattggcattcactaaattgtgcacgcgatTGCATATCCAGTTTTTGCGGTACCGTaatcgttttgtgtttcattatCTTTCGCACCGTTTCTCTTATTCGCTTGCGTGATTCAATAAGTAAGGCACACCATATCTTATCTATCGCCGAACCCTGTAATAACAAATACTTGTACCTAGTTATGAACTAATTTAATCtccaaaaatttcatttttttatgtcaactcttgaatccacCGATATGTAAACAAATGGGTGGTGTTTCTTTCAGTAAATTGTGCTCTCGGTTTCATGTTAAGTTTTGCCGAttctgtaaaatgttttgtgtttcactatcaatctacCCGGTTATCTTACTTGTTTGGAAGATTCACTTTGATGTGCTCGCCATAGAGAGACTCagtatttatgaaattttgataaaaaatctatgatttgtccttttttgttttcttactgATTTTCGACATTAaccttttcattcattcgagGTCGAGTGAGTAGGTTagttatttgaattattttccagTCAAAGTGTAATATGCAGAGGTAGATCCTTTCCTTACCAATTTTCTAGATGTAGATGTGCATTCTCATATAACGTATTCGCAAACAGACATATCTTCATGTCAGAAAACGTTGGAAATGTCAAAATagattcaaataaattaaattaaaaaagctggagaaaagtgaaaaaagtgaaaagattCCACATCTGCTCATCTCATTCTCATTCTCTACAACTTGAAAACAATCCAGATTGGGGCGAACTATACCATTTAATCTTTTAAAAAACGTTAGGAAATATGAACCGgaatatgaaatatgaaatgttCGGTGGTTTTGTAATCATACTTTAAATAATGGATACATTTTAGTGcttacattattttattggtgtGTATCTCCGTGCGCTCCTTCTTAATAAATAACTTTCAcatgttttctctttcttcaaTACTACGGATGGTTAACCATATGGAGCTGGACACTGTAATACCTTTCTCATAAATCTTCCCCATTTCCCGTACACCACCTATGTACAGCGCATGCAACAGCGTTAAGGATACCAGCCGTGATCGGACCGATCCCGACAGGCGATCGAGGCAACGGTAGCTCTTGCACCGTGCGCCATTGTGTGATGTCCGCCCGACAGCATGCCGGCCCCAGGATGAGTTGCACCCGTGTAGAATCCCTGATAATGGCCGGCGTAGGTCGTCCCGGGTGGTGTGAGCGTGtttggcggtggcggtggtggaggtggtggcgTAGCGGACAGTTTGTATTTGTCCACGAACGATGGATGGCCCATGTACGGGGCAGGTCCACCCGCCAACGGgttgtgatggtggtggtgatggtgatggtgatagATCGGACCGAATCCGCTCGCATCGGAAGCGTACGGTTGGGCCAGCATACTGCCGGAGCCGGAACCGCCGGATGAGCTCGTGGTCGGAGTACCACCCGAACCCGTACCGTGTGGTGATAGACCGTACGGCGAGAGGGAGGACGCTCCGCCGGACGATGGGGCGGGCGAGTTTAGGGGTGAATGGTGTCCCGGCACGAGGGAAGTCAATCCACCGGCGGTGCCGTTGTGGTGGTgcggatgttgctgctgctgtagatGTGcctgatgatgaagatgatggtgctgatgatggCCGTCGGTTGTCGCACCGCTACCTTCGACGGTACTAGCGCCGGGCGGTTGGTGAAGATGCTGCAGATGATGCTGAAGATGGTGCAGCGCGGGTTGATGGTGTGCGGATTGATGTAGCGACAGGGCGGAGGGTGTCGTGGTGGAGGATGTGGTgttggaggaggaggaggaggaagaggaggaaggtATCCGCGGTGAGGAGGACGTGGTGCCCGTTGAAATTGTCACCATTTCGCTATCCTCTGTAAAAGAGTGCGAAAAACAGGTGAAGCATTGCGTGGTGTTAGTGGAGATAAACACGACCGTCGAGTTGGGCCATTTAGTGGGGCGAAATCGCTTTTTTGGACTTTAAACTACATGGGCAATATAATCAAATTTTACAGACAGTCAAAACACGCCTAACTGTTcattgttgaaatttattggTGCAGAGTAGAAAGTCTGCGAATTGTTAAAGACTACTAGCAGTCAAAATCACACGGAGCGTGCTGTAGTTCAAAGAATTGGctgattaaaatgtttaattgaatCTTTTCTTAAGGAATAGCTCAGTAATATAGTTGTTCTTGTTTAACTACTTTTTACACACAATAGAAGCTACTCATCGCCCACTAGTAAAGTGACAATGCGTAGACTCTCCAACAACCAAGCGTTAAACGTTGAGCAAACGAaccacaaacgaaaaaaggccCTACAAAACTACATCACCATCCGCCGTGTGTGAAGAAAGTGTGCACCAACCTTTCATCACCCACGTGCGTAATGGATGGAGAATGGTTTCTGAAGTCGTTTCATCATTAGCTTTTTTATGTTCCTTTCGACAACTGCATACACTAGCGCAAGCGGACTGAACGCCAGTCTGTAGAAAGAGAAAGGTAACCAAAGTGCATCGTGTATGCAAAATACTGAACCGGCGTAAGAACCATTGGAGCAATCAACAAGTTCTACGAGAagcaaaacgagaaaaaatccgacaaaaacacaccaaacggCTGGGATACGGTTTAAGCAATAAAAAGTGTCTCAAGTATGTTTGTGCGGAAATCATTCCCTCCTGTCGACGCGTTCGCTTTTGGGGACGATATTTATAGGCGCAATTCCACCGGGGAACAATAAGTTTGGCCTTCTATTGCCTTGTGACgcatggttattttttttttttttggttttattactTACTCTTGTAGCTGGAGTTGCGTTCATTTTTTAGCCGATCGCTTATGGTCGGTGCCGATCGTTCCTGAGATCTGCAACAAACGAGAATAAAGAAGTGAAAagttgaaaggaaaaataaaacccccacAAAGCTGGCGAGCGTTGTTTGTAGCGGAAAGTACATTCGTTAGGAATGCATTCTGGTGAAAGATGCACAAAGTATGTGATAATGATATGATGCGTACTGGTTGGGGCGTTTCGGAACGAAAGTCGtttgtcttttcttttgtCAATCCATAAACGTATGAtatgttggttggtttgcccCTCTGCAAAGCGTTATTTTTCGTATAATTTTCCCAAGTAATAAAGCTTAAAATTATGCGTTACGAAGGTGTGGAACAAACAGACGGTGCCAACGCTTATACACTGCGTAATGTTCCATTAAATTGTTTGAgaacaaatatttgcattggTATTAACTGCAACTTCCACGGGCGTTAACATCATCGTAGGATAACCAAGCATTTCGCAATtccatgggttttttttttaatttttaatgatcGCCTGTTACTTTACTTTAGATGACTTTTGTGTaatattcttttcctttcactgtttATGATGTCTTTAGTAGTTTATATTGTCTTTCAAGAGTCGTCAGTGAAATATGTTCCCATAGCATTGTGGTATACACTCGGTCTACTGTACCACCTATAGCAGGTTCGAATCTGCTTGTCACCAAACCCGTGTGTTGTTGTAGATTTGGTGGAAGGGTGGAGGAAAcatcgagcaaaaaaaatcttcattctTCAAGCTACAATTCAATTCATCATTCTTTCTAAAGAATCTCACAACTTGATCAAGCTGGGACCCTCTTAATATTCTTGTTGAGCGATTAttcatttaatcattttcatcGATCACTGGTTAATTCTAAGATCCTTTGGGATCGGTGGTATTATTGAATTGATCTTTTGTAACTGCcctttcatttcaattttcttctgttgtcCTAAAGAAAGACTATGAAAGGtctgttttttccccttgttTCCAGCATGTAAAGGTATAAAATATGCCTTCTTCCATCGGTGCAAgcatcaaacaaacagcaaatcaTTTCTTACGATCACCAAACGTTACCAAACTGTGCTgctgcatttaaaaaaacccctacACAAACGGATGCAACATCAATTGATTGCGGAGCGcttaaagcaacaaaactcCAACAACCAGCACGCCCCAACGGCTGCACCAATATCTTCGGCGCGGCCGTATCACCTCAGACAGGCTGGCTAGCGCCGAATGTTGCTTATCAGTTCTGTCCGGTCCGTACCAACGCACGCTGCCGTgctattaaaaacaaaccgatcgaAGTACGTTTGTTTACCGGTGCGTTCTTACTTGACCATCCGGTGATTATGCCCATCCTTCTACCACCGGCTCGGAGAGATTGCACGGGTGGATTTTCATCGCGTTGCAACACTCGGCTGGCGTTGTATGCTGATCAGTGTGTTACGTGAGCGGCTCAGCGGCCAATTAATGGGGAGTGGGCTGGTGGGCGATCGCACCATATGCTACGTATCGCCGGACACTGGACAGCAATCGAGATGCGGTGATCGTATGGCAATTTGATGCTAGATCATTTGATCTGCATTGGAGGGTTGGGGATCGTTCCGTACCAGCGTACCGAGGAAGACGAGTCGCCCGAGCATCCGAGCAATAGGTGGGTTTTGGGATGGAaagggttgctttttttttgttgaaaattatcTTATGGTGGTAGTCCGCAATCGATCGCAAGCCGTAAACAAACGATTCGctttatgatttattgtttgtttaaacgCTTTCCGCTTATCCGCTATCCTTGCCTGGCCCTCTACCCCATCCGGCCGTGATGAAGGAGACATCATTCAGTTTGGGAGGGAAAATGTTACCACCCCCCAACGATTGCGTTCGATGAAAACTACTTTCTATTAGTCAAAATCTTCTGTGCATGACGTTAAAGGATCGGTACCGGGGGTTTATGTTTCTGCCCCTGAGGCAGAACAAGTCCAGAGTCAACAGATACGGGGAAGAGAACGGTGAACGTTTTGAATGAACGAAAACCACGGTTTGAAGGGATGCATTAGAATGGGTGGTTTTGAAGTTTCCCGGGAACCAGTTGGAGCAAATCATAGCTTCGAGATTGTTTAAGgtgttttgttcctttgcTACTTCCCATCGTTTATTTGTGACCGTTCGTTTAGAGTGCTGTTTTAAACACATGTCTAGCCTCTACCCAAAATCCAACATTGGACATTGCCATCAGGTAGGATTGTGCTAATGGagttataaattaatttgagaTCCTGTCAACTGCATTccataataacaaataaaagcacTTTACCACAAGAGATGATAGCTTTCGGCGGTGGATTTACGTTAAAATACGAACAGGCGATTATTTATTAGGTGTTGCTGACCGTTGGCGAAGGTACCGTACCGCTGTGTGAGTTGTGATCCCGGGGGCAGAATTTTAAAAGTGCATCCAAAATCACATTGCTTTGCATTCCATGCACCAGAGCAGTGATAATGGTGCCCGTTGCGATTAGCTTTCCATTGAGAAGGTGCGCTGGGtagcttaaaataaaacacgaaatGTTTCACCTGATTGGCAATTGGCAACCATCGCCGGATAGAGTCATTCGGCTTATCAAGCCGATGGTAATGGTAGTGATCGTATGACCCTAGCAGCTGATCGCTAGCTGCTGGACGGGACTTTTGCAAGGTCAGAATTGCCCAAAAAGGAGGATGTGCGATAAACAGCCCACAACCGTCTGGCACGGAGTATAAAAGTGTGCCTTTACGATTCGGTTGGGCATCAGTCTACGTCCGAAGATGAGAACGTTTGTGGTGTTTGTTCTGGGTGCGACGTTGGCACTCGCTGCGGGTGCGTTCGTGCCCAGCACGAGCCAGGTGAAGTACGCCGAGAAGGAGTTCCTGCACAAGCAGGAAGACCTGCTGCTACTGTTCCGCCATCTGTACGAGAAGGACTGGAATCCGCAGCTGGTGGCGTACGCCAAGAACTTCCACTTCAAGGAAAGTGCCGAGCTGTTCCAGCACGAACCGACCGTCCAGTGGGCGAAAAAGCTGTGGTCGTACTACGAGCATGGCCTGCTGCCGAAGGGCGAAGTATTCTCCGTGTACGATGAGGTGCACCGTGAGCAGGCCGTCGCACTGTTCCGCGTGCTGTACCACGCGAAGGATTGGGAAACGTTCTACAAGGTCGCGGCCTGGGCCCGGTACTACGTCAACGAAGGTATGTTCGTGTACGCGCTGACCGTGGCCGTCACGCACCGTCCCGATCTGGCCGGCTTTGCCCTGCCCGCACCGTACGAAATCAGCCCGTACCACTTCATCAACACCGAGGTGATCCAGAAGGCGCAGCAGTACAAGATGCAGGGCTATTACGGCATGAAGAAGGTCGACGGTGTCTACACGGTGACCATCCCCAGCAACTACACCGGCTGGTACATGCATACCAACGCGGAGCAGAAGATCTCCTACTTCACGGAGGACATTGGGCTGAAcagctactactactatctgCACACGGACTACCCGTTCTGGCTCGGTGGGGAGCAGTTCGGGCTGAGCAAGGACCGTCGCGGTGAGCTGTATCTGTACGAGCACCAGCAGATTCTCGCCCGCTACTACCTCGAGCGCTTGTCGAACGATCTTGGCCATGTGCCGGAGTTCTCGTGGTGGTCACCGATCCCGACCGGCTACTATCCGGACCTGCAGTACTACAACGGTCACAGCTTCCCGGCGCGCGACAACTACTACCACGTGGACCAGGAGTCGAACTACCGCGAAATCCGCCAGGTGGTGGACTACGAGAAGCGTCTGCGGGATGTGATCGATCAGGGTTTCTTCGTGCTGCCGGACGGTAAGAAGGTGAACCTGAGCACACCGGAGTCGGTGGACGTGCTGGGCAACCTAATTCAGGCCAATCCCGACAGTTACGAGCATCGGTTCTACAAGTACGTGGCGATGTTTGCCCGCATCATCATGGGTGCGGCCATCGAGCCCGTCGAGCCGTACCAGGTGATTCCGAGCGCGCTGGAGCACTACGAGTCGGCCATGCGTGATCCGGTGTTTTACCAGATCTACAAGCGCATCGTCGGCTACTACCACCAGTTCAAGGAGCATCTGCCGGAGTACACGTACGACGAGCTGTACTACCCGGGCGTGAAGGTCGACGGTGTGGTGGTGGACAAGCTGCAGACGTACTTCGACCGTTTCGATGTGGACATTACCAATGCGATCGACATCGAGCCGGAACCGTACGTGCCGGGCAAGTACGATGGCTTCGGTGAGATCGAGTACAAGCCGGATCCGGTCGTGATTAAGGCGCGCACCGTACGCCTCAACCACAAACCGTTCGCGTACAAGATCAGCCTGACGGCGGAGAAAGTTGGCAAGGCGGCGGTACGCGTCTTCCTCGGCCCGAAGTACGACGAGTACGGTGGGCAGTACACGCTGAACGAGAACCGCGAGAACTTCTACGAGCTGGACTACTTCGTGCAGGAGCTGACCGCGGGTAAGAACGTGATCACGCGCACCTCCGTCAACTTCAACGGCTACGTGAAGGATCGCACCTCGTTCTATGAGCTGTACCGCAGCGTGATGGCTGGGTACACCGGTGCGGAGCGCTACCAGCTCGACATGTCCGAGGCTCACTGTGGCTTCCCGAACCGGCTCATGTTGCCGAAGGGTAAGAAGGGCGGCATGCCGTTCCAGCTGTTCGTGATCGTGTCACCGTACAAGGCGCCGCAGGTGTCGCAGTACACCGGGTTCGATCCGGTGCTGTCGTGCGGTGTAGGTTCCGGCGCACGC
This region of Anopheles marshallii chromosome 2, idAnoMarsDA_429_01, whole genome shotgun sequence genomic DNA includes:
- the LOC128708825 gene encoding hexamerin-1.1-like encodes the protein MRTFVVFVLGATLALAAGAFVPSTSQVKYAEKEFLHKQEDLLLLFRHLYEKDWNPQLVAYAKNFHFKESAELFQHEPTVQWAKKLWSYYEHGLLPKGEVFSVYDEVHREQAVALFRVLYHAKDWETFYKVAAWARYYVNEGMFVYALTVAVTHRPDLAGFALPAPYEISPYHFINTEVIQKAQQYKMQGYYGMKKVDGVYTVTIPSNYTGWYMHTNAEQKISYFTEDIGLNSYYYYLHTDYPFWLGGEQFGLSKDRRGELYLYEHQQILARYYLERLSNDLGHVPEFSWWSPIPTGYYPDLQYYNGHSFPARDNYYHVDQESNYREIRQVVDYEKRLRDVIDQGFFVLPDGKKVNLSTPESVDVLGNLIQANPDSYEHRFYKYVAMFARIIMGAAIEPVEPYQVIPSALEHYESAMRDPVFYQIYKRIVGYYHQFKEHLPEYTYDELYYPGVKVDGVVVDKLQTYFDRFDVDITNAIDIEPEPYVPGKYDGFGEIEYKPDPVVIKARTVRLNHKPFAYKISLTAEKVGKAAVRVFLGPKYDEYGGQYTLNENRENFYELDYFVQELTAGKNVITRTSVNFNGYVKDRTSFYELYRSVMAGYTGAERYQLDMSEAHCGFPNRLMLPKGKKGGMPFQLFVIVSPYKAPQVSQYTGFDPVLSCGVGSGARYMDTYAFGYPFDRPIDESVFYGVPNAFFQDVVVYHKPEGDL